Proteins encoded in a region of the Isosphaeraceae bacterium EP7 genome:
- the ilvB gene encoding biosynthetic-type acetolactate synthase large subunit has protein sequence MATIDDRQTTTQRTPTTGADVLVESLVRHGVDVVFAYPGGASMPMHQALTRQRNLIRTILPRHEQGGIFAAEGYARVTGRPGVVMATSGPGALNLVTGLADAKLDSLPIVAITGQVPTHVIGTDAFQETPMVEVCRAITKHHYLVQSAKDIARVVKEAFHIAGTGRPGPVLIDMPKDVQNTLVPNPDYDVAMDLPGYLLPGPPAAEKLQAVLAALRACERPIIYCGGGVIGADAAAELRRFAEATGIPVAMTLQGLGSIPSDHYLSLDMLGMHGTVYANNAVNEADLLLALGVRFDDRVTGKLSEFAKHGRIVHVDVDASEINKNKAAQISLNTDVKQFLTAINPLVEKGDWRPWHQQIDHWRETEAMSYADRDDAILPQYVMEKFSELTKGQFLMSTGVGQHQMWAAQWTKFVNPRSWITSGGLGSMGFGLPAAMGAQAAFPDALVVDVDGDGSLVMNIQELATVFCESLPVKVILLNNQHLGMVVQWEDRFHAGNRGHTYLGPVDHPEATGQGSGELPEVTYPDFVAIAKGFGVPARQVRKKADVVGALAEMIASKGPYILEVLVPYQEHVLPMIPSGGTYRDIIKS, from the coding sequence GTGGCCACCATCGACGATCGCCAGACGACCACCCAACGCACACCGACGACCGGGGCCGACGTCTTGGTCGAATCGTTGGTGCGGCATGGCGTCGATGTCGTCTTCGCCTACCCCGGCGGCGCCAGCATGCCGATGCATCAGGCGCTGACCCGACAGCGAAACCTGATTCGAACGATCCTCCCCCGCCACGAGCAGGGCGGGATCTTCGCCGCCGAGGGCTACGCTCGCGTCACCGGCAGGCCGGGCGTCGTGATGGCCACCAGCGGCCCCGGCGCCTTGAACCTGGTGACCGGCCTTGCTGACGCCAAGCTGGACAGCCTGCCGATCGTGGCGATCACCGGCCAGGTGCCCACCCATGTCATCGGCACCGACGCGTTCCAGGAAACGCCGATGGTGGAGGTCTGCCGGGCCATCACCAAGCACCACTACCTGGTGCAGTCGGCCAAGGACATCGCGCGGGTGGTGAAGGAGGCGTTCCACATCGCCGGCACCGGCCGCCCCGGGCCCGTCCTGATCGACATGCCCAAGGACGTGCAGAACACCCTGGTGCCGAACCCCGACTACGACGTGGCGATGGACCTGCCCGGGTACCTGCTGCCCGGCCCGCCGGCCGCCGAGAAGCTCCAGGCCGTCCTGGCGGCGCTCCGCGCCTGCGAGCGGCCCATCATCTATTGCGGCGGCGGCGTGATCGGTGCCGACGCGGCGGCCGAGCTGAGGCGGTTCGCCGAGGCCACCGGCATCCCCGTCGCCATGACCCTCCAAGGCCTTGGCTCGATTCCTAGCGACCATTACCTGTCGCTGGACATGCTGGGGATGCACGGGACCGTCTACGCCAACAACGCGGTGAACGAGGCCGACCTACTGCTGGCCCTCGGCGTCCGGTTCGACGACCGGGTGACGGGCAAGCTGTCCGAGTTCGCCAAGCACGGCCGGATCGTGCACGTGGACGTGGACGCGTCGGAGATCAACAAGAACAAGGCGGCCCAGATCTCGCTGAACACCGACGTGAAGCAGTTCCTCACGGCGATCAACCCGCTCGTCGAGAAGGGCGACTGGCGCCCCTGGCACCAGCAGATCGACCACTGGCGCGAGACGGAGGCGATGAGCTACGCCGACCGCGACGACGCCATTCTGCCCCAGTATGTGATGGAGAAGTTCAGCGAGCTGACCAAGGGCCAGTTCCTGATGAGCACCGGCGTGGGCCAGCACCAGATGTGGGCCGCGCAGTGGACCAAGTTCGTCAACCCGAGGAGCTGGATCACCTCCGGCGGCCTCGGCTCGATGGGCTTCGGCCTCCCCGCCGCCATGGGTGCTCAGGCCGCCTTCCCCGACGCCCTGGTCGTGGACGTCGACGGCGACGGCAGCCTGGTGATGAACATCCAGGAGCTGGCCACCGTCTTCTGCGAGAGCCTGCCGGTGAAGGTGATCCTGCTGAACAACCAGCACCTCGGCATGGTCGTGCAGTGGGAAGACCGGTTCCACGCCGGCAACCGCGGCCACACCTACCTCGGCCCGGTTGACCACCCCGAGGCGACCGGCCAGGGTAGCGGCGAGCTTCCCGAGGTGACCTATCCCGACTTCGTCGCCATCGCCAAGGGCTTCGGCGTCCCGGCCCGCCAGGTCCGCAAGAAGGCGGACGTCGTCGGCGCGCTGGCCGAGATGATCGCGTCCAAGGGGCCCTACATCCTGGAGGTGCTCGTCCCTTATCAGGAGCACGTCCTGCCGATGATCCCCTCCGGCGGCACCTACCGCGACATCATCAAGAGCTGA
- a CDS encoding SDR family NAD(P)-dependent oxidoreductase, producing the protein MNDQPPRFALVTGASSGLGRELARQLVLERGYVVLATARRRDRLDELAAGLPAGRVRVLDGDLALPGFRGQLWEWADAESGGLDLLVNNAGLGHYAPLADEDPAMIGQIIEVNLVAVVDLTRRAVGHMLGRGRGQVVQVSSVLGSIGMPYSATYVATKHAVDGLVKSLRYELVGTNVRVWAAQPGRTESEFHSTALGQGSSNQGRTPHAAAAGRVARAILRGLDRDVAILAPTWAAWGTLAAARLFPRTFDRAMSRWAAGYFGREIDRAR; encoded by the coding sequence ATGAACGATCAACCGCCCCGGTTCGCCCTCGTCACGGGCGCCTCCTCCGGGCTCGGCCGCGAACTCGCCCGACAGCTCGTCCTCGAGCGGGGTTACGTCGTGCTGGCCACCGCCCGCCGCCGCGACCGCCTCGACGAACTGGCCGCCGGCCTCCCCGCGGGGAGGGTCAGGGTGCTCGACGGCGACCTCGCTCTCCCCGGGTTCCGGGGCCAGCTCTGGGAATGGGCCGACGCGGAGTCGGGCGGGCTCGACCTCCTCGTCAATAATGCGGGGCTCGGCCATTACGCTCCGCTGGCCGACGAAGATCCCGCCATGATTGGCCAGATCATCGAGGTCAATCTCGTGGCGGTCGTCGACCTGACCCGGCGTGCCGTCGGGCACATGCTCGGCCGCGGGCGGGGCCAGGTCGTCCAGGTCTCGTCGGTCCTGGGCTCGATCGGCATGCCCTACTCGGCCACCTATGTGGCGACCAAGCACGCGGTCGACGGGCTCGTCAAGAGCCTGCGGTACGAGCTGGTCGGGACGAACGTCCGCGTCTGGGCGGCGCAGCCGGGCCGCACCGAGAGTGAATTCCACTCCACGGCGCTCGGGCAAGGATCCTCGAACCAGGGCCGCACGCCCCACGCCGCGGCTGCAGGGCGTGTAGCCAGGGCGATCCTCCGCGGGCTGGATCGCGACGTCGCGATCCTCGCCCCGACCTGGGCCGCCTGGGGAACCCTGGCCGCGGCCCGCCTGTTCCCGCGGACGTTCGATCGGGCGATGTCTCGTTGGGCAGCCGGCTACTTCGGCCGCGAGATCGACCGGGCCCGTTGA
- a CDS encoding fasciclin domain-containing protein has protein sequence MRYLLGLAAAVAFATPAFSAEKDIVDTAVAAGKFKTLVAAVKAAGLVDTLKGEGPFTVLAPTDAAFDKLPEGTVESLLKPENKDKLVKILTYHVIPSKALKADVAKLDGKKVKTVAGPSVTIKVHGDDVMINKAKVIATDVETSNGVIHIIDTVLLPPAE, from the coding sequence ATGCGTTACCTGCTCGGACTCGCAGCCGCCGTCGCCTTCGCCACCCCCGCCTTCTCCGCCGAGAAGGACATCGTCGACACGGCCGTGGCCGCCGGCAAGTTCAAGACCCTCGTCGCCGCGGTGAAGGCCGCCGGCCTGGTCGACACCCTCAAGGGCGAAGGCCCGTTCACCGTCCTGGCGCCGACGGACGCCGCCTTCGACAAGCTCCCCGAGGGAACCGTCGAGTCGCTGCTGAAGCCGGAGAACAAGGACAAGCTCGTCAAAATTCTCACCTACCATGTTATCCCGTCGAAGGCGCTGAAGGCCGACGTGGCCAAGCTCGACGGCAAGAAGGTCAAGACGGTCGCCGGCCCTTCGGTCACGATCAAGGTCCACGGCGACGACGTCATGATCAACAAGGCCAAGGTCATCGCCACCGACGTCGAGACGTCCAACGGCGTCATTCACATCATCGACACGGTGTTGCTGCCCCCCGCCGAGTGA
- a CDS encoding PAS domain S-box protein, with product MSWPSQGSGPFSVPPRGEASRLEESGRLALVARHTDNAVLITDRDRRIEWCNDAFTRLSGYTLDEILGRTPGSFLQGTSTDPEIVNAMRTRLGQGLGFRVELVNTRKQGGSYWVELEVEPARGATGEVTHFIAIQRDISGRKHKERRDEVRHECLRVLSGPVAADGALPRLLDVIGEGLGLFRGEYWEVDGAANVLRLARGWSSNGLAAQLGSSTTSAMLLPLGKGLPGEAWAGSRFVRHAVTPRALAADGDPEPGTGTPIEPSFAFPVRGEGPVMGVMRFFGRPAIEDDANLVELVGRLGRKIGYFLERIKAEQRLREAEERSRVILETSVDGILTLNMLGRIETANPSALALFGYEAAELLGREVGMLIPGLPWFGSSPESAQGEAGQWGVRRFQARRKDGTEIQIELSVSKFRLAGRSMFTYMIRDVRKCHWAASPLGNIEECFQAFMARMSVAAWICDLEGNLAFRSPSIERAGGPDFPAGVGENILDASPVRFSEAYAESILRASRSDGADRIVEDAPRLDGSSGRFVLETFALPHEQFRPPMVGTIVVALSDRAPQGVSTEPARCAALSIN from the coding sequence ATGTCGTGGCCATCGCAGGGATCAGGTCCTTTCTCGGTGCCGCCGCGTGGCGAGGCGTCGAGGCTCGAGGAGAGCGGGAGGCTTGCGCTGGTGGCCCGGCACACCGACAACGCCGTGCTCATCACCGACCGAGATCGGCGTATCGAGTGGTGCAACGACGCCTTCACCAGGCTCTCGGGCTATACCCTCGACGAGATCCTCGGGCGGACGCCCGGCTCGTTCCTCCAGGGGACCTCGACCGACCCCGAGATCGTCAACGCCATGCGAACCCGGCTCGGGCAGGGGCTAGGTTTCCGAGTCGAGCTCGTCAACACCCGGAAGCAGGGCGGCTCCTACTGGGTGGAGCTGGAGGTCGAGCCGGCCCGGGGCGCCACCGGCGAGGTGACCCACTTCATCGCCATCCAGCGCGACATCAGCGGCCGCAAGCACAAGGAGCGGCGTGACGAGGTGCGGCACGAATGCCTGCGCGTGCTCTCCGGCCCCGTCGCCGCCGACGGGGCGCTCCCACGCCTGCTGGATGTGATCGGCGAGGGCCTCGGCCTTTTCCGCGGCGAGTACTGGGAGGTCGACGGGGCCGCCAACGTCCTCCGCCTGGCTCGCGGATGGTCGTCCAACGGACTCGCCGCCCAGCTCGGCTCATCGACCACTTCGGCCATGCTCCTGCCGCTCGGGAAGGGCCTTCCGGGCGAGGCCTGGGCAGGTTCCCGCTTCGTCCGCCACGCCGTCACGCCACGGGCTCTCGCCGCGGACGGTGACCCCGAGCCCGGGACGGGCACCCCCATCGAGCCTTCCTTCGCGTTCCCCGTCCGCGGCGAGGGCCCGGTCATGGGCGTCATGCGCTTCTTCGGCCGGCCCGCGATCGAGGACGACGCGAACCTCGTCGAGCTCGTCGGCCGCCTCGGCCGCAAGATCGGCTACTTCCTGGAGCGAATCAAGGCCGAGCAACGCCTCCGTGAAGCCGAGGAGCGTTCGCGCGTGATCCTCGAGACCTCCGTCGATGGGATCCTCACCCTGAACATGCTCGGCCGGATCGAGACGGCCAACCCGTCGGCCCTCGCCCTCTTCGGCTACGAGGCCGCGGAATTGCTCGGCCGCGAGGTCGGCATGCTCATCCCGGGCCTGCCCTGGTTCGGGTCGTCTCCCGAGTCGGCCCAGGGCGAGGCCGGGCAGTGGGGCGTCCGCCGGTTCCAGGCCAGGCGCAAGGATGGCACCGAAATTCAGATCGAGCTGTCGGTCAGCAAGTTTCGCCTGGCCGGCCGGTCGATGTTCACCTACATGATCCGCGACGTCCGGAAGTGCCATTGGGCCGCGTCGCCCCTCGGGAACATCGAGGAATGCTTCCAGGCCTTCATGGCTCGGATGTCGGTGGCCGCCTGGATCTGCGATCTTGAGGGCAACCTCGCCTTCCGCAGCCCGTCGATCGAGCGGGCCGGCGGGCCCGATTTCCCCGCGGGGGTCGGCGAGAACATCCTCGATGCTTCGCCCGTTCGGTTCTCAGAGGCCTACGCCGAGAGCATCCTGAGGGCCTCCCGGTCGGACGGGGCGGACCGGATCGTCGAGGATGCCCCAAGGCTGGACGGCTCCTCGGGCCGATTCGTTCTTGAGACCTTCGCCCTCCCCCACGAGCAATTCCGGCCTCCCATGGTCGGCACGATCGTCGTCGCCCTTTCCGACCGCGCACCTCAGGGGGTGTCGACCGAGCCTGCACGCTGCGCCGCCTTGTCGATCAACTGA
- a CDS encoding DUF4112 domain-containing protein, producing MSRIRPPVDSAGPKLSHEDAVLLFLEKVAWLMDRAVAVPGTKYRVGLDAFLGLLPVGGDVFTGFIQAALVLVALRHYHVPKTVAARMAGNVLLDIGIGAIPFAGDLFDVVFKANTRNLRLLEPYRTIDAHAEVLGSGHPRGSLGAPAAPRRRGTSWKLIVPIAVVLLGAVGLSLLGFVTLVRWLIS from the coding sequence ATGAGTCGCATACGCCCGCCCGTGGACTCCGCCGGTCCCAAGCTGAGCCACGAGGACGCGGTCCTGCTGTTCCTGGAGAAGGTCGCCTGGCTGATGGACCGGGCCGTCGCCGTGCCCGGCACGAAGTACAGGGTCGGGCTCGATGCATTCCTGGGCCTGCTGCCGGTGGGTGGAGACGTGTTCACCGGCTTCATCCAGGCGGCCTTGGTGCTGGTGGCCCTGCGTCATTATCACGTCCCCAAGACGGTCGCCGCGCGGATGGCGGGCAATGTGCTGCTGGACATCGGCATCGGGGCCATTCCGTTCGCGGGCGACCTCTTCGACGTTGTGTTCAAGGCGAACACCAGGAACCTCAGACTCCTGGAACCGTACCGGACGATCGATGCGCATGCCGAAGTCCTCGGCTCCGGCCATCCGCGGGGTTCCCTGGGCGCGCCGGCGGCACCCCGGCGTCGGGGGACCTCCTGGAAGCTGATCGTGCCGATCGCAGTCGTGTTGCTGGGGGCGGTCGGGCTGTCCCTGCTCGGATTCGTGACGCTGGTGCGCTGGCTGATTTCCTGA
- a CDS encoding DUF6605 domain-containing protein yields MNEHESTRRAWMLEVGAIGLLASELRAQAAAAADPEAGPQADPTLIPRENEREGARDWQLTRLRLDSPTGYRSPFIEGYCSKQSVKAGESIELKVSTNPPGRFGIEVFRMGYYDGRGARLMTTLGPFQGKTQPTPQPGPDDLHECRWETTAELTIPDDWPSGVYLGRLSLVVADEVGVPWQSYVVFVVRDERPADILVQCSDNTWQAYNRWPTHYSVYTNPKDTQGPWSKVSFDRPYGKEAQYESVVSDPLTVGSGEFLPFEFPLAYFLEQHGYDVSYCCNSDMITPDRGLRCKAFISVGHDEYWDIRQYNSVLAMRDAGVNLLFLSGNSVCWVTPLTPSSDGRPARVMFRGGPYGGEHDHAVLRERLHGPFPHRGPDEGYLIGARNVEPVNGGGDWICTKPDHWIFAGTGMKRGEHIPGLIGWEYHGDPPADIPGLEIVGEGIAYVGGVTPQRWTSTIYPGPKGNFVFNAATIFWAQGLSSPPGHTLPWTHWTRPHGPDDRVQTITHNLLRRAIGGAV; encoded by the coding sequence ATGAACGAGCATGAATCGACACGAAGGGCCTGGATGCTCGAGGTTGGCGCGATCGGGCTCCTCGCGAGCGAACTCCGCGCCCAGGCGGCGGCAGCGGCCGACCCCGAAGCCGGGCCGCAGGCCGACCCGACGCTCATTCCCCGCGAGAACGAGCGTGAAGGGGCCAGGGACTGGCAGCTCACCCGGCTCAGGCTCGACTCGCCAACCGGCTACCGCAGCCCGTTCATCGAGGGCTACTGCTCGAAGCAGAGCGTGAAGGCCGGCGAGTCGATCGAGCTGAAGGTCTCGACCAACCCGCCCGGGCGGTTCGGCATCGAAGTCTTCCGGATGGGCTATTACGACGGCCGGGGGGCACGCCTGATGACCACCCTCGGACCGTTCCAAGGGAAGACCCAGCCCACCCCGCAGCCGGGGCCCGACGACCTGCACGAGTGCCGCTGGGAGACGACCGCCGAGTTGACCATCCCCGACGACTGGCCGAGTGGGGTCTATCTCGGCCGGCTCTCGCTGGTCGTCGCCGATGAGGTGGGCGTCCCCTGGCAGAGCTACGTCGTCTTCGTCGTCCGGGACGAACGGCCGGCCGACATCCTGGTCCAGTGCTCCGACAACACCTGGCAGGCCTACAACCGCTGGCCGACCCATTACTCGGTCTACACCAATCCCAAGGATACCCAGGGCCCCTGGTCGAAGGTCAGCTTCGACCGACCTTACGGCAAGGAGGCGCAGTACGAGTCGGTGGTCAGCGACCCCTTGACCGTCGGCTCGGGCGAGTTCCTGCCGTTTGAGTTCCCGCTGGCCTACTTCCTGGAGCAGCACGGCTACGACGTCAGCTATTGCTGCAACAGCGATATGATCACGCCCGACCGCGGCCTGCGCTGCAAGGCGTTCATCAGCGTAGGCCACGATGAGTACTGGGATATCCGCCAGTACAACAGCGTTCTGGCCATGCGCGACGCCGGGGTCAATCTGCTGTTCCTGTCGGGCAATTCGGTCTGCTGGGTGACGCCGCTGACCCCCTCCAGCGACGGACGACCCGCCCGCGTCATGTTCCGCGGCGGCCCTTACGGCGGCGAGCACGACCACGCCGTGCTCCGCGAGCGCCTCCACGGGCCGTTCCCGCACCGAGGGCCCGACGAGGGCTACCTGATCGGGGCACGCAACGTCGAGCCGGTCAACGGCGGCGGCGACTGGATCTGCACGAAGCCCGACCACTGGATCTTCGCCGGCACGGGCATGAAGCGGGGCGAGCACATCCCCGGCTTGATCGGCTGGGAGTACCACGGCGACCCGCCGGCCGACATCCCAGGGCTGGAGATCGTGGGCGAAGGGATCGCCTATGTCGGCGGGGTCACACCCCAGCGCTGGACGTCGACGATCTACCCGGGGCCCAAGGGGAACTTCGTCTTCAACGCGGCGACCATCTTCTGGGCGCAGGGGCTCAGCTCGCCCCCCGGCCACACCCTGCCCTGGACCCACTGGACCAGGCCGCACGGGCCCGACGACCGCGTTCAGACGATCACCCACAACCTGCTCCGGCGGGCGATCGGCGGGGCGGTCTGA
- the serC gene encoding 3-phosphoserine/phosphohydroxythreonine transaminase has protein sequence MSSVLNFNAGPAMLPPSVLEQVQSELRDYKGRGMSIMEMSHRSKEFEAIDARAEATLKRLLGVGDGYRAIFVQGGASTQFATLPMNFLPQGGTADYIVTGSWGEKAVEEVGLFGEAHIAATTKASNYARVPNADEIKLSATPAYVHYTTNETIQGVQFQSVPDVGGRHLVADMSSDILSRPIDASKFSLLYAGAQKNLGPSGVTVVVLREDWLKQANAKVPTMLRYSTHVKNNSLYNTPPSFGIYVLDLVLQWIDGLGGLEGVAARNATKSGSLYATIDGSGGYYKGHAEAGSRSSMNVTFRLPTEALEKQFIAESQAAGMVGLAGHRSVGGIRASIYNAIGEDACKSLSAFMTEFARKNG, from the coding sequence ATGAGTTCCGTGCTGAATTTCAACGCCGGCCCCGCCATGCTCCCCCCCTCCGTGCTGGAGCAGGTCCAGTCCGAACTCCGCGACTACAAAGGTCGCGGGATGTCGATCATGGAGATGAGCCACCGCTCCAAGGAGTTCGAGGCCATCGACGCCCGCGCCGAGGCGACCCTGAAGCGGCTGCTCGGCGTCGGCGACGGCTATCGGGCCATCTTCGTCCAGGGGGGCGCCTCGACCCAGTTCGCCACCCTGCCGATGAACTTCCTGCCCCAAGGGGGGACGGCCGACTACATCGTCACAGGCTCCTGGGGCGAGAAGGCGGTCGAGGAAGTTGGCCTCTTCGGCGAGGCCCACATCGCCGCGACCACCAAGGCGTCCAACTACGCCAGGGTGCCCAACGCCGACGAGATCAAGCTCTCGGCCACCCCTGCCTACGTCCACTACACCACCAACGAGACCATCCAGGGGGTGCAGTTCCAGTCCGTCCCCGACGTGGGTGGCCGCCACCTGGTCGCCGACATGAGCAGCGACATCCTGTCGAGGCCCATCGACGCATCGAAGTTCTCGCTCCTCTACGCCGGAGCCCAGAAGAACCTCGGCCCGTCGGGCGTGACCGTCGTTGTCCTCCGCGAAGACTGGCTGAAGCAGGCCAACGCGAAGGTCCCGACGATGCTCAGGTACTCGACCCACGTGAAGAACAACTCGCTGTACAACACCCCGCCCAGCTTCGGCATCTACGTCCTCGACCTCGTCCTCCAGTGGATCGACGGCCTGGGCGGCTTGGAAGGCGTGGCCGCACGCAACGCGACCAAGTCCGGCTCGCTGTACGCGACGATCGACGGCAGCGGCGGCTACTACAAGGGGCACGCCGAGGCCGGCTCACGCTCGTCGATGAACGTGACCTTCCGCCTGCCGACCGAGGCCCTGGAGAAGCAGTTCATCGCCGAGTCCCAGGCCGCCGGCATGGTCGGACTGGCCGGTCATCGCTCCGTCGGCGGCATCCGCGCGTCGATCTACAACGCGATCGGCGAGGACGCTTGCAAGAGCTTGAGCGCGTTCATGACCGAATTCGCCCGCAAGAACGGCTGA
- a CDS encoding ThuA domain-containing protein: protein MQARNRVWRTLPLAALLVAGLAATADAADRLKVLLIDGQNNHNWKAMQPVLVDALTSTGRFDVDVATTPPPKSPASAWDSFRPDFSKYAAVVSNYNGEAWPEPLKTSLEKYVSGGGGLVVVHAANNAFAEWPAWNEMIGMGWRDSKFGERLTVDDSGKVVKSAKGEGPGAGHGPAHAYPVVVRDADHPITKGMPARWAHPTDELYHGQRGPVEHMHILATAYSDKAKGGTGTNEPMAWTIPVGKGRVFTTVLGHVNGDDTTAIRCVGFQSLLSRGAEWAATGKVTLPLAADFPAEAVKVRPAAAH, encoded by the coding sequence ATGCAGGCTCGAAATCGCGTTTGGCGAACGTTGCCCCTGGCCGCCCTGCTCGTCGCCGGCCTCGCCGCGACCGCGGACGCCGCCGATCGGCTGAAGGTGCTGCTCATCGACGGGCAGAACAACCACAACTGGAAGGCGATGCAGCCCGTTCTGGTCGACGCCCTCACCTCCACCGGCAGGTTCGACGTCGACGTTGCGACGACCCCGCCGCCGAAGTCGCCCGCCTCGGCATGGGACTCGTTCCGACCCGACTTCTCCAAGTACGCCGCCGTGGTCAGCAACTACAACGGCGAGGCCTGGCCCGAGCCGTTGAAGACCTCGCTGGAGAAGTACGTCTCCGGGGGCGGAGGGCTGGTCGTGGTTCACGCCGCCAACAACGCCTTCGCCGAGTGGCCCGCCTGGAACGAGATGATCGGCATGGGCTGGCGCGACAGCAAGTTCGGCGAGCGGCTGACGGTCGACGACTCGGGCAAGGTGGTCAAGTCGGCCAAGGGCGAGGGCCCCGGGGCAGGACACGGCCCGGCGCATGCCTATCCGGTCGTCGTGCGCGACGCCGACCATCCGATCACCAAAGGGATGCCCGCCCGATGGGCCCATCCCACCGACGAGCTCTACCACGGCCAGCGCGGGCCGGTCGAGCATATGCACATCCTGGCGACCGCCTACTCCGACAAGGCGAAGGGCGGGACCGGGACTAACGAACCGATGGCCTGGACGATCCCGGTCGGCAAGGGCCGCGTCTTCACCACGGTCCTGGGCCACGTCAACGGCGACGACACCACGGCGATCCGCTGCGTCGGCTTCCAGTCGCTGCTGTCCCGCGGCGCGGAATGGGCGGCCACCGGGAAGGTGACCCTCCCGCTGGCGGCCGACTTCCCCGCCGAGGCCGTGAAGGTCCGGCCGGCCGCGGCCCACTGA
- a CDS encoding sialate O-acetylesterase, with amino-acid sequence MRKATSIDRLGLARTAIAALACLGGGQAALADVKLPAIFGSHMVLQRDLPDKVWGWAEPGEAVTVTIADQTKTTKADDKGHWALNLDPLKSGGSPLTLTVKGKNTVTFDDVLVGEVWVCSGQSNMQWEVARANDPDLESLTAKFPNIRFISVPQVGTQELKTDFKGEWTACTPETVKSFSAVGYFFGRQLAQTLDVPIGLIDDAWGGSACEAWVRRDILKADPKYAELMARWEKIEADYPAKKAEYDKSVEAAKADPKLKPLANPDGLMNGNARPGNIYNGVLKPTIGYGIRGAIWYQGESNASRAYQYRDLFPLMIQSWRDEWKIGDFPFYWVQLADFLPEKPEPGDSSWAELREAQTLTLKLPKTGEAVIIDLGEAKDIHPTNKQDVAKRLARWALAKDYGIPIACQSPTYKSMEKQGNKVVLTLDHAEPGLKTFDVAEPIGFSIAGSDRRFVAAKAKIIGPNKVEVWSDEISDPASVRYAWADNPICNVYGQNGLPVNPFRTDDWPGVTANSH; translated from the coding sequence GTGCGCAAAGCAACGTCGATCGATCGTCTCGGCCTGGCCCGCACGGCCATCGCCGCGCTGGCCTGTCTGGGCGGGGGCCAAGCCGCCCTCGCCGATGTCAAGCTGCCGGCCATCTTCGGCAGCCACATGGTCCTGCAGCGCGACCTTCCCGACAAGGTCTGGGGCTGGGCCGAGCCGGGCGAGGCGGTCACGGTCACCATCGCCGACCAGACCAAGACCACCAAAGCCGACGACAAGGGTCATTGGGCCCTGAACCTCGACCCGCTCAAGTCGGGGGGAAGCCCCCTGACCCTGACGGTCAAGGGGAAGAACACGGTCACGTTCGATGATGTTCTCGTCGGCGAGGTCTGGGTCTGCTCGGGCCAGTCCAACATGCAGTGGGAAGTCGCTCGGGCCAATGACCCCGACCTCGAGAGCCTGACGGCCAAGTTCCCCAACATCCGCTTCATCTCGGTGCCGCAGGTCGGCACGCAGGAGCTGAAGACGGATTTCAAGGGTGAATGGACCGCTTGCACGCCCGAGACGGTCAAGAGCTTCTCGGCGGTCGGCTACTTCTTCGGCCGCCAGCTCGCCCAGACGCTCGACGTGCCCATCGGCCTGATCGACGACGCCTGGGGGGGCTCGGCCTGCGAGGCCTGGGTCCGCCGCGACATCCTCAAAGCCGACCCCAAGTATGCCGAGCTGATGGCGCGTTGGGAGAAGATCGAGGCTGACTACCCGGCGAAGAAGGCCGAGTACGACAAGTCGGTCGAGGCCGCCAAGGCCGACCCCAAGCTCAAGCCTCTGGCCAACCCCGACGGCCTGATGAACGGCAACGCACGCCCGGGCAACATCTATAACGGCGTGCTCAAGCCGACGATCGGCTACGGCATCCGGGGCGCGATCTGGTACCAGGGCGAGAGCAACGCCAGCCGGGCCTACCAGTACCGCGACCTCTTCCCCTTGATGATCCAGAGCTGGCGCGACGAGTGGAAGATCGGCGACTTCCCGTTCTACTGGGTCCAGCTCGCCGACTTCCTGCCCGAGAAGCCCGAGCCCGGCGACAGCTCCTGGGCCGAGCTTCGCGAAGCCCAGACGCTGACCCTCAAGCTGCCCAAGACCGGCGAGGCCGTCATCATCGACCTGGGCGAAGCCAAGGACATCCACCCGACCAACAAGCAGGACGTCGCCAAGCGCCTGGCCCGCTGGGCACTGGCCAAGGATTACGGCATCCCGATCGCCTGCCAGAGCCCGACCTACAAGTCGATGGAGAAGCAAGGGAACAAGGTCGTCCTGACCCTCGACCATGCCGAACCTGGCCTGAAGACGTTCGACGTGGCCGAACCGATCGGGTTCTCGATCGCCGGCTCCGACCGCAGGTTCGTCGCGGCCAAGGCCAAGATCATCGGGCCCAACAAGGTCGAGGTCTGGTCCGATGAGATCAGCGATCCGGCCTCAGTCCGATACGCCTGGGCCGACAACCCCATCTGCAACGTCTACGGCCAGAATGGCCTACCCGTCAACCCTTTCCGCACCGACGACTGGCCGGGCGTGACCGCCAACAGTCACTGA